Proteins found in one Scardovia inopinata JCM 12537 genomic segment:
- a CDS encoding glycoside hydrolase family 3 C-terminal domain-containing protein, with protein MSLRAQDLTVVQRAALLSGQSEWETRRIKKVGLKPIVLSDGPNGVRRQTGEGDHLGLGASKPATCFPTAGTVANSWDPEEVEKMGAALGEEAKTLGVQVLLGPGINMKRNPLCGRNFEYYSEDPLLAGYLASGFIKGVQSQGVSACPKHFAVNSQELRRQASNSIVDERTMREIYLTAFEIAVTQAHPWTLMTSYNMVNGVYAHENSHLLKDILRGEWGYKGMVVSDWGGSNNIVKSAKAGASLEMPASGLASTRELVDAVKKGDLSEDDLTARAQEVMDLIDKTQTSTPGSYLSEQQIRDHHEAARRIAEKSLVLLRNEAVADGQRALPLKKGSRLAVIGDMAETARYQGSGSSKVNATQVDNLLDELKKSSQVSLMGYAQGYDRQGALRRDLIAQAVSLARQDTVDQVVVCMGLDERSESEGLDRSTLKIPQAQIDLLTDLKRVGKPVIAVVVAGSAVEADWLEGTSAALYIGLSGQAGASAAVKVLTGEVNPSGHLAETWPLHYEDVPSAGNFPVTDRDSVYKEGPFIGYRYYTTAHVPVRYPFGYGLSYSTFEYSLLQVDGNGVTFTVRNSSQIAGDALPQMYIGRNQATSGILRPARELKAFSKIHLEPGESKQVRFDFDLYTFRHFDPGTASWQVEAGAWDIWIGSDANTLCLHATHVVQGTIEPGHLSEQWGHYIGADIRHVTDSEVSYLLGHTVSKHTNSGVFQSNDAISSWAYSRSWLARKVVKVLQSKEDKAVKKTGSPDLNILFVLNMPPRAMAKMTGGRISPDMVTGGILDIPNKHLWRGIGHLISGYFRNKKDNKKTQEDIEK; from the coding sequence ATGAGCTTGCGTGCACAAGATTTGACGGTAGTACAACGTGCCGCCCTCCTGTCAGGTCAATCTGAATGGGAGACCCGTCGGATTAAGAAAGTCGGTCTTAAACCCATCGTCCTTTCTGATGGTCCTAATGGAGTGCGGCGTCAGACTGGGGAAGGAGACCATTTGGGCCTGGGGGCTTCCAAACCTGCTACCTGTTTTCCTACAGCAGGAACAGTAGCTAATTCCTGGGATCCTGAAGAAGTAGAAAAAATGGGGGCAGCCTTAGGGGAAGAAGCCAAAACCCTGGGTGTCCAGGTTTTGCTAGGTCCCGGTATCAATATGAAGCGAAACCCCTTGTGCGGCCGCAATTTTGAATACTATTCTGAAGATCCTCTTTTGGCCGGCTACCTGGCTTCTGGTTTTATAAAAGGAGTCCAGTCTCAAGGGGTATCTGCCTGTCCCAAGCACTTTGCCGTCAACAGCCAGGAGCTACGCCGCCAGGCCTCCAACTCCATTGTTGATGAGCGAACCATGAGGGAAATCTATTTGACTGCTTTTGAAATAGCAGTTACGCAGGCTCATCCTTGGACTCTGATGACTTCTTACAACATGGTTAATGGGGTCTATGCTCACGAAAACAGCCATCTACTGAAAGATATTCTCCGCGGTGAATGGGGCTACAAGGGTATGGTGGTCTCTGACTGGGGTGGCTCTAACAATATTGTCAAGTCAGCAAAGGCTGGAGCTTCCCTGGAAATGCCGGCTTCCGGCCTGGCTTCGACGCGGGAACTTGTTGATGCTGTGAAAAAGGGAGATCTGAGTGAGGACGATCTGACAGCCCGCGCTCAGGAAGTGATGGATCTGATTGATAAAACTCAGACTTCAACTCCCGGATCTTACCTGAGTGAGCAGCAGATCAGGGATCATCATGAGGCGGCCAGGCGGATAGCAGAGAAATCTCTGGTTCTTCTGCGAAATGAGGCAGTAGCTGATGGTCAGAGGGCTCTTCCCCTTAAGAAGGGAAGCCGGTTGGCTGTGATTGGAGACATGGCTGAAACTGCCCGATATCAGGGTTCTGGCTCATCGAAGGTTAATGCAACCCAGGTGGATAATCTTCTGGATGAGTTGAAGAAATCCAGTCAGGTTTCTCTTATGGGCTATGCCCAGGGCTATGACCGGCAGGGGGCTTTGAGAAGAGATCTGATTGCTCAGGCTGTTTCGCTTGCCCGGCAGGATACGGTTGACCAAGTTGTCGTCTGCATGGGCTTGGATGAGCGTTCTGAGTCTGAGGGCCTGGACCGTAGTACCCTTAAGATTCCTCAGGCTCAGATTGATCTGCTGACCGACTTGAAACGGGTAGGGAAGCCGGTGATTGCTGTCGTGGTTGCTGGTTCGGCCGTAGAGGCTGATTGGCTGGAAGGGACATCTGCTGCCCTCTATATTGGCCTGTCGGGTCAGGCCGGTGCTTCTGCAGCTGTTAAGGTATTAACCGGAGAAGTCAATCCTTCCGGCCATTTGGCCGAGACCTGGCCCCTGCATTATGAGGATGTGCCCTCTGCTGGCAATTTTCCGGTTACAGACAGGGACTCGGTCTATAAGGAAGGTCCCTTTATTGGCTATCGCTATTACACCACTGCCCATGTTCCCGTTCGCTATCCTTTCGGATATGGTCTGTCTTACTCTACTTTCGAGTACAGCCTGCTTCAGGTGGATGGTAATGGAGTAACCTTCACTGTCAGGAATTCATCTCAGATTGCAGGCGATGCTCTTCCTCAGATGTATATTGGCCGTAATCAGGCTACCTCCGGTATCCTGCGCCCTGCCCGGGAGCTCAAGGCCTTCTCTAAAATTCATCTGGAGCCGGGCGAAAGCAAGCAGGTTCGTTTTGACTTTGATCTCTATACTTTCCGCCACTTTGATCCGGGAACCGCATCCTGGCAGGTTGAAGCAGGAGCCTGGGATATCTGGATCGGATCTGATGCCAACACTCTCTGTCTGCATGCTACTCATGTCGTTCAGGGAACCATAGAACCAGGCCATCTGTCTGAGCAGTGGGGACATTATATCGGTGCTGATATCAGGCATGTAACTGATTCTGAGGTCTCTTATCTATTGGGACATACCGTCAGCAAACACACTAACAGCGGGGTTTTTCAGTCCAACGACGCCATATCGTCCTGGGCTTATTCCCGTTCCTGGCTTGCCCGCAAGGTGGTTAAGGTCTTGCAGAGCAAAGAAGATAAAGCTGTTAAAAAAACGGGTTCACCAGATTTGAACATACTTTTCGTGCTGAATATGCCTCCCCGGGCCATGGCCAAAATGACCGGAGGCAGAATCAGTCCTGATATGGTGACCGGAGGAATCCTTGACATACCCAATAAACATTTGTGGAGGGGAATCGGTCATCTTATTTCCGGCTACTTCCGCAACAAAAAAGACAATAAAAAAACTCAGGAGGACATTGAAAAATGA
- a CDS encoding GtrA domain-containing protein, whose product MSDAHTDVGGASDPGKIPGQAQPSDQAKAKGPFRRWIDTYPNLWEFILFSILSNISTITRFVLVWVCTAIFVHGLHMTQPFSFLIFNYSDAKSNGLGGFITFLIAEVAAQVVNFFVQMKWVFKSDSSFRQAAWKYAILAVIIVVVNLTLPSWVTSLCHSWGWNDAVSSTVASVVNTLAAVIVSYPLLKWWIMPKSKEHEDQIKKAQQEAKEQSTSLEQQG is encoded by the coding sequence ATGAGTGATGCACATACTGACGTGGGCGGGGCGTCTGACCCGGGAAAGATACCAGGACAGGCCCAGCCGTCTGATCAGGCCAAGGCTAAGGGTCCTTTCCGGCGGTGGATTGACACATACCCCAATTTATGGGAATTCATTCTGTTTAGTATTTTGTCTAATATTTCCACCATCACTCGCTTTGTCTTGGTGTGGGTCTGTACAGCCATTTTTGTGCACGGCCTGCATATGACCCAGCCCTTCAGCTTCCTGATTTTCAACTACAGTGATGCAAAATCCAATGGTCTGGGAGGGTTTATTACCTTCCTCATTGCAGAAGTGGCAGCTCAGGTTGTAAACTTCTTTGTTCAGATGAAGTGGGTTTTCAAGTCTGATTCTTCCTTCAGGCAGGCTGCCTGGAAGTATGCCATTCTGGCTGTAATCATTGTGGTAGTCAATCTGACCCTTCCCAGCTGGGTGACTTCTCTCTGCCACAGTTGGGGCTGGAATGATGCCGTTTCCTCCACAGTAGCTTCCGTGGTGAATACTCTGGCCGCTGTTATTGTCTCTTACCCCCTGCTCAAGTGGTGGATTATGCCCAAGAGCAAGGAGCATGAAGATCAGATCAAGAAAGCTCAGCAGGAGGCGAAAGAGCAATCTACTTCTCTGGAGCAGCAGGGATAG
- a CDS encoding glycosyltransferase family 2 protein produces the protein MTLPDSQQTDQNLTPHPEIPIIRQKTLSIVVPSYNVEGCLRRCVNSLLNCESTADIDIIIVDDGSTDSTPELADALARQSDGVVRVIHQKNKGHGGAVNTGIAAAHGLYLKIVDADDWLDPTAYAKVLSFLRLQTMNMTPVDMVLTNYVYEKKSEDIQTVINYKHAITPNKVLTWDDLRTFYMNQYLLMHAIIYRTEVVRQAGLKLPEHTFYVDFIYAYQPLPYIKTMTYLNVDFYRYFIGRQGQSVAKETMIKRVDQLLRVNSLMVHVTPDASTVSRGLYKYMIHFLSINCVVTSIFLILSRKKNNYSRKALMWDNLYEYSPQICHDVRKTILCRAINMPGPLGRAMVRGGYALTNYFVGFN, from the coding sequence ATGACTTTACCGGATTCTCAGCAGACAGATCAAAATCTGACTCCTCATCCTGAAATTCCTATTATTCGGCAGAAAACCCTGTCTATTGTAGTACCTTCTTATAATGTCGAGGGTTGCCTACGGCGTTGTGTCAATTCTCTGCTGAACTGCGAAAGTACAGCCGATATTGACATCATCATTGTGGACGATGGCTCAACAGACTCTACTCCTGAGCTCGCAGATGCGCTCGCCCGCCAGTCAGACGGGGTTGTCAGGGTTATCCACCAAAAGAACAAGGGTCACGGTGGGGCAGTAAATACTGGTATCGCTGCCGCCCATGGACTGTACCTGAAGATTGTTGATGCAGATGATTGGCTGGATCCGACAGCCTACGCCAAGGTTTTGAGCTTTCTGCGCCTGCAAACTATGAATATGACTCCGGTTGATATGGTATTAACCAATTATGTTTATGAGAAGAAATCTGAAGATATTCAAACTGTAATAAATTATAAACATGCAATTACTCCCAACAAGGTGCTTACCTGGGATGATTTGAGAACCTTTTATATGAATCAATATCTTTTGATGCATGCCATTATATACAGGACCGAAGTTGTCCGCCAGGCAGGATTAAAGCTGCCTGAGCACACTTTTTATGTTGATTTTATTTATGCTTATCAACCCTTGCCGTATATCAAAACGATGACATATTTAAATGTAGATTTTTACCGTTATTTTATTGGACGCCAAGGCCAGTCTGTTGCCAAAGAAACTATGATTAAAAGAGTTGATCAGCTCCTTCGGGTCAATTCACTCATGGTTCATGTTACTCCCGACGCTTCCACTGTTTCCCGAGGTTTGTATAAATATATGATTCATTTTTTGTCTATCAATTGTGTAGTTACATCGATTTTCCTGATCCTGTCGAGGAAGAAGAATAATTATTCCCGCAAAGCCTTGATGTGGGATAATTTGTATGAATATTCACCGCAGATTTGCCATGACGTTCGTAAAACTATCCTCTGCCGGGCGATCAATATGCCGGGACCGCTGGGAAGGGCTATGGTTCGCGGGGGATATGCCTTGACCAATTATTTCGTGGGGTTTAACTGA
- a CDS encoding DNA-3-methyladenine glycosylase, translating to MSAASGHGAFPDSIDSRASFGGVSVDSPGCGVFPDFLDRDADYVASHLLGCLLIRYPDNDNQNRHPAAVVRIVETEAYDQDDQASHAFHGKSERNKALFGPSGHAYIYQIHGRYFCMNISCGQDGYGAGALIRAVEPVSGIEFMRGNRPVPGVGLTNGPAKLCQALGIDKSLYGHDLHMAPLEVIQDFSGCMPSSGSVHVDPPNAFPDFEVAATARIGISHERDRLRRFIIVGNPYISRPSWTAKHIHALPPQINY from the coding sequence ATGTCAGCCGCCTCAGGGCATGGAGCCTTTCCTGATTCAATTGATTCTCGCGCATCCTTTGGCGGTGTCAGTGTCGATTCCCCCGGATGCGGTGTTTTCCCTGATTTTCTTGACCGCGATGCAGATTATGTTGCTTCCCATCTTTTGGGTTGCCTGCTGATTCGCTATCCTGATAATGATAATCAGAATCGGCATCCGGCGGCAGTCGTTCGTATAGTTGAAACTGAGGCCTATGATCAGGACGACCAGGCAAGCCACGCTTTTCATGGCAAGAGTGAGCGGAACAAGGCTCTCTTTGGGCCTTCTGGGCATGCCTATATTTATCAAATTCATGGCCGATATTTTTGTATGAATATTTCCTGCGGACAGGATGGATATGGAGCTGGGGCTTTGATCCGAGCAGTTGAGCCGGTTTCCGGTATAGAGTTTATGCGTGGAAACAGACCTGTTCCTGGAGTGGGACTTACCAACGGTCCTGCAAAATTATGCCAGGCTTTGGGCATTGATAAGAGTCTTTATGGGCATGATCTGCATATGGCTCCACTTGAGGTAATCCAGGATTTTTCTGGCTGCATGCCATCATCCGGCTCTGTACACGTTGACCCGCCAAATGCGTTTCCGGATTTTGAAGTTGCTGCAACTGCTCGCATTGGAATTTCCCATGAAAGAGACCGGTTACGTCGTTTTATTATTGTAGGTAATCCTTATATTTCTCGACCATCGTGGACCGCCAAGCATATACATGCTCTTCCTCCTCAAATTAATTATTGA
- a CDS encoding ATP-binding cassette domain-containing protein: MTSLSGGEKQRILLARFFAYKSRFGLLDEITAGLDMKTVKQVEKRLADELDGFVYVSHRLDSDILQYVDQVILVDNRHIVAVGTPAEMESHLQGLTH; this comes from the coding sequence TTGACTTCTCTCTCTGGCGGAGAAAAACAGCGCATTCTTTTGGCCAGATTCTTCGCTTACAAGTCTCGGTTTGGCTTGCTTGATGAGATAACTGCCGGGTTAGATATGAAAACAGTGAAGCAAGTTGAAAAAAGACTGGCAGATGAGCTTGATGGTTTTGTCTATGTGTCGCACCGCCTGGATTCTGACATTTTGCAGTATGTGGATCAGGTAATTCTTGTTGACAATAGGCATATTGTGGCCGTGGGTACTCCTGCAGAAATGGAATCCCATCTGCAGGGTCTTACTCACTAG
- a CDS encoding DsbA family protein, which produces MAQTNNNWQETKRKERIKSRRRQREAALERERLIQEQRDRERRQQTIIGAVTVAIIVIAALVIGGALIYNNYKKNHQDVASGRQERYAAVQAVKVKPSYATSEGGFVLSKNGIGKKAAGAPTVEEYMDFICPGCGSANRALDATLIKMVDAGQINLEVHPEGFLDASSTDNYSTRAAAAVVYVLENDPNHALQFITSLFSSENQPGEASNYVPVTNAKIQKIARSAGVDATVAKKSTSGKYTAWVQAMAKYTPYRSELWNVSGSNKGAMTTPTFRINKHFWDYSASSKSGSDWKTLFLHAIGMNKANIGVTGKLPSIGASGKPIA; this is translated from the coding sequence ATGGCACAGACCAATAACAACTGGCAGGAAACCAAGCGCAAGGAACGGATTAAATCCCGCCGTAGACAGCGGGAGGCGGCCCTGGAAAGGGAGCGACTCATTCAGGAGCAGCGGGACCGTGAGCGCAGACAGCAGACTATTATTGGCGCTGTAACCGTTGCTATTATTGTGATTGCTGCCCTGGTCATTGGCGGTGCCCTTATTTATAACAACTATAAGAAGAATCATCAGGATGTTGCCAGTGGTCGACAGGAAAGATATGCAGCCGTACAGGCTGTGAAAGTAAAGCCTTCCTATGCCACTTCCGAAGGGGGATTTGTTCTGTCTAAAAACGGGATTGGAAAGAAGGCCGCCGGTGCTCCCACCGTGGAAGAATATATGGACTTTATCTGCCCTGGCTGTGGCTCTGCCAATCGTGCCCTTGACGCCACTCTGATAAAAATGGTGGATGCCGGTCAAATCAACCTGGAAGTTCATCCTGAAGGATTCCTCGATGCCTCTTCCACTGACAACTATTCCACCCGAGCTGCCGCAGCAGTAGTTTATGTGCTGGAAAATGATCCTAATCACGCCCTGCAGTTTATTACGTCCCTCTTCAGTTCAGAAAATCAACCTGGGGAAGCAAGCAATTATGTACCTGTTACCAATGCTAAAATTCAGAAGATTGCCCGCTCTGCCGGAGTTGATGCCACAGTAGCCAAGAAGAGCACCAGCGGAAAGTATACTGCCTGGGTTCAGGCGATGGCCAAATACACTCCTTACCGGTCGGAACTGTGGAATGTCTCCGGTAGCAACAAGGGAGCCATGACCACTCCCACCTTCCGGATCAATAAGCATTTCTGGGATTACTCTGCTTCCAGCAAGAGCGGATCCGATTGGAAAACTCTTTTTCTGCATGCCATTGGCATGAATAAGGCAAATATTGGTGTGACAGGTAAGCTTCCTTCCATCGGGGCCAGTGGTAAGCCGATTGCCTAG
- a CDS encoding serine/threonine-protein kinase, with protein MSDLNTFNLEPGNNVGGYTLVSRLGGGAMGTVWRVRDDGGQIYAMKILRDSFAQEDSNNPNSTDARERATARERFRREGLALQKIKHPGVCQIVDMELDDSLAFIVTELVEGLNLRDDVRDNGPYVGEDLARLTSKLLDAVDAVHAAGIIHRDIKPTNVMISSRGPVLVDFGIAMGEGESHVTRTGLVMGTPGFIAPEIIEGAESDEATDWWSVASVLGFAAMGEPIYGTKPMMAVLEREAAGNANLAGLPPRTTYMLRQALNPDRNKRCSAQELLRVIQEDAAQGAWDSMTDTDSGDSASTGPRENSQGQVVPPFYTRGNDASPTEDGQTQPLYTAVPLNPRKLWTDPVPNPQDSSRTQVLPSEPDMAATRIMSSATLPGSTRILPASAQSADVTSPQLHYSSLSSPESQETSVLPNTSSLPETSVLPGTSILPTTPPTSVLPTVSGPTIQPNPDLSSALGLLTNPEIPTIPAFNVLWWYRRHSFLPLVLTTIPMTFLASGAPMVAVLIGFLILWIFATVGYSARARERRRERNGGIFKKSDSALTALGLPWNIIKGFLSAVGSALIGFVVSLAAGLLLSLFFGLPSSGSSAHLALSLPDRNFILPLPGDSAFSLSGLTLTLSFLTGWFCCLSSHLASIIRVGFGSTRKADIPGYPSRSGSETRRWEKKTLLALVLLAILIVVAIIYAGSGSIDWTPLTVTY; from the coding sequence ATGTCGGATTTAAATACTTTCAATCTGGAACCCGGAAATAATGTGGGTGGTTATACCCTGGTCTCACGCCTGGGAGGCGGAGCTATGGGCACTGTTTGGCGAGTCAGGGATGACGGCGGACAGATATACGCCATGAAAATTCTGCGCGATTCCTTTGCCCAAGAAGACAGTAATAATCCAAACTCAACCGATGCCAGGGAAAGAGCCACCGCTCGAGAAAGATTCCGCAGAGAAGGGCTGGCTCTGCAAAAAATCAAGCATCCAGGAGTCTGCCAGATTGTTGATATGGAACTTGACGACTCCCTTGCTTTTATTGTGACAGAACTGGTAGAAGGCTTAAATTTGCGCGATGACGTCCGCGACAACGGCCCCTATGTGGGAGAAGACCTAGCCCGTCTGACCAGTAAGCTTTTGGATGCGGTGGATGCGGTCCATGCTGCAGGTATTATCCATCGCGATATTAAGCCGACCAATGTGATGATTTCTTCCCGGGGTCCTGTTTTGGTTGACTTTGGAATCGCCATGGGAGAAGGCGAATCTCATGTGACCCGCACCGGCCTGGTTATGGGGACTCCCGGATTTATTGCTCCTGAAATTATTGAAGGAGCCGAGTCCGATGAAGCGACTGACTGGTGGAGTGTAGCTAGTGTTCTGGGATTTGCTGCCATGGGAGAGCCAATTTATGGAACCAAACCCATGATGGCAGTGCTGGAGCGGGAAGCCGCCGGAAACGCCAATCTGGCAGGACTGCCTCCCCGTACTACCTATATGCTTCGCCAGGCTTTGAACCCAGATAGAAACAAACGATGCAGCGCTCAGGAACTTCTGAGAGTTATACAAGAGGACGCTGCCCAGGGCGCTTGGGACAGTATGACTGATACAGATAGCGGAGATTCAGCCAGCACAGGTCCAAGAGAAAATTCTCAGGGACAGGTGGTGCCCCCTTTTTACACAAGGGGTAATGATGCCTCTCCCACTGAAGATGGCCAGACCCAGCCCCTTTATACCGCAGTTCCTCTGAATCCCCGGAAATTATGGACAGATCCGGTACCCAATCCTCAAGATTCTTCCAGAACCCAAGTCCTCCCTTCGGAACCAGATATGGCAGCTACCCGGATAATGTCATCCGCAACCCTGCCGGGCAGCACCCGCATTCTGCCTGCCTCTGCCCAGTCAGCCGATGTCACCAGTCCTCAGCTTCATTATTCTTCTCTGTCCTCTCCAGAATCCCAGGAGACTTCCGTCCTGCCTAATACCTCCTCCCTACCCGAGACTTCCGTCTTACCCGGGACTTCCATCCTGCCAACAACTCCACCAACCTCTGTTCTCCCTACAGTTTCTGGTCCAACAATCCAGCCAAATCCGGATCTTTCTTCCGCACTTGGGCTTCTGACAAACCCAGAAATTCCCACCATTCCTGCTTTCAACGTGCTCTGGTGGTACAGGCGCCACAGCTTCCTTCCGCTTGTACTAACTACTATTCCTATGACATTTCTGGCATCTGGAGCACCAATGGTAGCAGTCCTGATCGGTTTCCTTATTCTCTGGATTTTCGCTACCGTTGGTTATAGCGCCAGAGCCCGCGAGCGCAGACGAGAGAGGAACGGAGGAATCTTCAAAAAATCTGACTCGGCTCTTACCGCTTTGGGATTGCCCTGGAATATTATCAAAGGCTTCCTTTCTGCCGTAGGGTCAGCTCTGATAGGTTTTGTTGTGTCGCTTGCAGCAGGTCTGCTTTTGTCTCTCTTTTTTGGTCTCCCCTCCAGCGGTAGCAGCGCTCACCTGGCACTAAGTCTGCCTGACCGAAATTTTATCCTCCCTCTCCCTGGCGACTCAGCTTTCTCCTTGTCTGGACTGACTCTTACCCTCTCTTTCCTGACTGGATGGTTCTGCTGCCTGTCTAGTCATCTGGCTTCCATTATTCGCGTCGGTTTTGGCTCAACCAGAAAAGCTGACATTCCTGGATATCCCTCTAGATCGGGATCGGAGACCAGGAGATGGGAAAAGAAAACTCTTTTAGCCCTCGTTCTTCTTGCCATCCTGATTGTTGTTGCTATCATCTACGCTGGGTCCGGCTCTATTGACTGGACTCCCCTGACTGTGACCTATTAG
- a CDS encoding ABC transporter ATP-binding protein yields MAEVKFEHVTRIYPGNTEPSVDDLNLDIKDGEFLVLVGPSGCGKSTTLRMLAGLEEVNKGRITIGDTDVTNMQPKDRDIAMVFQNYALYPHMTVADNMGFALKIAGTPKAEIRKRVEEAAKILDLTEYLDRKPKALSGGQRQRVAMGRAIVRKPKVFLMDEPLSNLDAKLRVQTRTQIAALQRQLGVTTLYVTHDQTEALTMGDRIAVIKLGILQQVGAPTELYDRPANVFVAGFIGSPSMNINTHPVVDGKAQIGDDTITLPAEVVNKLTPEDEGKIVLGFRPEDASLASEADPDAFQLEVVNVEDLGSDGYIYGNIVTGEKNASDATMMSDQNKMTTVRVNPRQLPKVGDTVRIHIDPTKMHLFSPATELRLN; encoded by the coding sequence ATGGCAGAAGTAAAATTCGAACATGTGACCCGAATTTATCCAGGCAACACAGAGCCATCTGTTGATGATCTGAATTTGGATATCAAGGATGGCGAATTCCTCGTTCTCGTTGGTCCCTCTGGTTGCGGTAAGTCTACGACTCTTCGTATGCTTGCCGGCCTGGAGGAAGTCAACAAGGGCCGCATCACTATTGGGGATACAGACGTCACCAATATGCAGCCTAAGGACCGCGATATCGCTATGGTCTTCCAGAACTATGCACTGTATCCTCACATGACAGTTGCAGACAACATGGGCTTCGCTCTGAAGATCGCCGGCACTCCCAAGGCTGAGATTCGCAAGCGCGTTGAAGAAGCTGCCAAGATTCTTGATTTGACTGAGTATTTGGATCGTAAGCCAAAGGCTCTGTCTGGTGGTCAGCGTCAGCGTGTAGCTATGGGCCGTGCAATCGTTCGTAAGCCGAAGGTCTTCCTGATGGATGAGCCTTTGTCTAATTTGGATGCCAAACTCCGTGTACAGACCCGTACACAGATTGCTGCCCTGCAGCGTCAGCTGGGTGTTACCACCCTTTATGTGACTCACGATCAGACCGAAGCTCTGACCATGGGTGACCGCATCGCAGTCATTAAGCTTGGTATTCTTCAGCAGGTCGGTGCTCCTACCGAGCTGTATGATCGCCCGGCTAATGTCTTCGTTGCAGGCTTCATCGGTTCTCCCTCCATGAATATCAACACTCACCCAGTAGTTGATGGCAAGGCTCAGATTGGCGATGACACCATCACCCTGCCAGCTGAAGTTGTTAACAAGCTGACTCCTGAGGATGAAGGCAAGATTGTTCTTGGCTTCCGTCCTGAAGATGCTTCTCTGGCTTCTGAAGCAGATCCCGATGCTTTCCAGCTTGAGGTTGTTAACGTGGAAGATCTGGGTTCTGACGGCTATATCTATGGCAACATCGTAACTGGTGAAAAAAATGCTTCTGACGCCACCATGATGTCTGATCAGAATAAGATGACAACAGTTCGTGTGAACCCCCGCCAGCTGCCCAAGGTAGGCGACACTGTGCGCATTCACATTGATCCTACCAAGATGCACCTGTTCTCCCCGGCCACTGAGCTGCGTTTGAACTAG